In Prochlorococcus marinus XMU1406, the genomic stretch TGCAGAATATTGATTTAGAAGATGGAGATCGTTTTATTGAATTTTATAATCTTGTTTTTATGCAATATAATCGTGATCCCAATGGAAAATTGACAGATTTAAAATTTAAAAATATTGATACAGGAATGGGTCTTGAAAGGATGGCTCAAATACTACAAAAAAAGCAAAATAATTATGAGACAGATTTAATTTTTCCTATTATTCAAAAAATTTGTGAGATTGCAAATATTGATTATTTTTCTTCAGATGATAAAAACAAAATTTCTTTAAAAATCATTGGTGATCATACAAGAGCTGTTATTCATTTAATTTCTGATGGAGTATCAGCAAGTAATCTCGGTAGGGGATATATATTAAGAAGGCTTATTAGAAGAATGGTCAGACATGGCAGATTATTAGGTATAACAAATGAATTTTTACCTCATATTGCTACTGTCGGAATTAACTTAATGCAAAATAATTATCCTGATTTAAAAAATAATAATGATTTAATTTTGAATGAGATAAAAATTGAAGAAATAAGATTTAGGGAAACTCTTGAAAGAGGAGAGAAATTGCTAGATGAGTTAATTTCTTCAGGGCAGAAATTAATTTCTGGTTTTAAAGCTTTTGAACTTTATGATACTTATGGATTTCCTCTAGAACTTACTGTAGAAATTGCTGAAGAACATAGTATCAGTGTAGATGTAAAGGGTTTTGAAGAAGAAATGAATGTACAAAAAGAAAGAGCTAAAGCTGCTTCAAGTAATATTGATTTGACATTAGAGGGATCATTAGAGCGAGAAATAGATCTTTTTAACAAAACTGTTTTTAATGGTTATAAGTCACTCCTTTCGGAAGCTGAAATAAAGGGTATATTCTTGGATTCAACATTAGTTAAGGAAGCAACTGAAGGTCAGAAAGTTTTAATTGTTCTTGATCAGACAACTTTTTATGGAGAATCTGGCGGGCAAGTTGGTGATATTGGAACGATATTTTCAAACGATGTTGATGTCTTGGTTGATAATGTCATGCGAAAGAAAAATGTTTTTTTACATTATGGAACGATCAAAAAAGGAAAATTAACTATTGGACAAAAAGTTAAGACTAATGTTAGCTCCTCTAATAGAGCTAAGGCTGCTGCAAATCATACAGCTACTCATTTATTACAATCTGCACTTAAATCAGTTATTAATGAAAGTGTTGGACAGAAAGGTTCATTAGTAGCCTTTAATAAATTACGATTTGACTTTAATTCCTCTAATCCTATTTCTAAAGATCAAATTTCTAAGATTGAGACTTTAGTTAACTCTTGGATTATGGAAAATCATGCCCTAGAAATAAAAAATATGTCTAAGAGTGAGGCTCTTGAAAAGGGCGCAGTCGCCATGTTTGGAGAAAAATATGATGATGAAGTACGCGTCGTTAATGTACCAGGAGTTTCAATGGAACTTTGTGGTGGCACACATGTTAAAACTACATCCGAATTAGGTTCTTTCAAAATAATTAGTGAGGAAGGAATCTCAGCTGGAGTCAGAAGAATCGAAGCATTATCAGGCCAATCAGCATTAGACTATTTCAGTGATAGAAATGCATTAGTAAACCAACTAAGTGATTTGTTAAAAGCAAATCCTAATCAACTTTTTGAAAGGGTTAATAATTTGCAAGCAGAGCTTATTAATAAGAATAAAGAGATACAAAAAATGAAAGATGAAATTGCATATTTTAAATACTCTTCTATAAAATCATCCGCAGAAATAGTAAATTCTTTTTCAATTTTAGTAAATCAGATTGATGGCTTAGATGGGAATTCTTTGCAATCTGCAGCACTTAATTTAACTTCTCATTTAGGAAATAAAGCAATAGTGATTCTTGGGGGAATACCAAATCCAGAAAATAGAAAGTTGTTATTTGTAGTTTCTTTAGGTGATGATGTAGTAAAAAAAGGATTGCATGCAGGTAAATTAATTAATGAGATTGCAAGAATTTGTTCAGGAGGTGGAGGAGGAAAGCCTAACTTTGCTCAGGCAGGTGCTAAAGATATTGATAAGTTAAGTGATGCTTTAGATTATGCTAAAAATTATTTGCAAAAAACATTAGCTAATCATTCTGATAAATAACTACTTTTTCTGAGACTAATTTCGATTTGATCCATTAATTTCCTTGCTTCTTCAATAGTTAATTTTTTTTGATCAATTGCTGATTCAGTATTAATTCTTATAGATTCAACCAAAGAAGCTGAACTGTAATCTAATAATTGTAAAATTTCAGATTTACTGTCC encodes the following:
- the alaS gene encoding alanine--tRNA ligase — translated: MTSQLIKKIVTGDEIRNAFLKFYSEKLHKIIPSASLIPDDPTVMLTIAGMLPFKPVFLGLKERPSKRATSSQKCIRTNDIDNVGVTARHHTFFEMLGNFSFGDYFKREAIQWAWELVTIIYQLSVENIIVSVFQEDEESAKIWRDEIGIHPDRIVKLGEKDNFWSSGTTGPCGPCSELYYDFHPELGLQNIDLEDGDRFIEFYNLVFMQYNRDPNGKLTDLKFKNIDTGMGLERMAQILQKKQNNYETDLIFPIIQKICEIANIDYFSSDDKNKISLKIIGDHTRAVIHLISDGVSASNLGRGYILRRLIRRMVRHGRLLGITNEFLPHIATVGINLMQNNYPDLKNNNDLILNEIKIEEIRFRETLERGEKLLDELISSGQKLISGFKAFELYDTYGFPLELTVEIAEEHSISVDVKGFEEEMNVQKERAKAASSNIDLTLEGSLEREIDLFNKTVFNGYKSLLSEAEIKGIFLDSTLVKEATEGQKVLIVLDQTTFYGESGGQVGDIGTIFSNDVDVLVDNVMRKKNVFLHYGTIKKGKLTIGQKVKTNVSSSNRAKAAANHTATHLLQSALKSVINESVGQKGSLVAFNKLRFDFNSSNPISKDQISKIETLVNSWIMENHALEIKNMSKSEALEKGAVAMFGEKYDDEVRVVNVPGVSMELCGGTHVKTTSELGSFKIISEEGISAGVRRIEALSGQSALDYFSDRNALVNQLSDLLKANPNQLFERVNNLQAELINKNKEIQKMKDEIAYFKYSSIKSSAEIVNSFSILVNQIDGLDGNSLQSAALNLTSHLGNKAIVILGGIPNPENRKLLFVVSLGDDVVKKGLHAGKLINEIARICSGGGGGKPNFAQAGAKDIDKLSDALDYAKNYLQKTLANHSDK